The following are encoded in a window of Legionella geestiana genomic DNA:
- a CDS encoding septum formation initiator family protein, whose product MKTVFALLILLLLGLQYKLWFGDGNVRECLALEERLDVLEAENERQAARNRAAEADILELKRGEQALEEQARSELGMIQEGESYFQFVD is encoded by the coding sequence ATGAAAACGGTCTTCGCCCTGCTTATCCTGCTTCTCTTAGGCCTGCAGTATAAACTGTGGTTTGGCGATGGCAACGTGCGGGAATGTCTCGCCCTTGAAGAGCGCCTTGACGTGCTTGAGGCAGAAAATGAGCGACAGGCCGCGAGAAATCGTGCGGCAGAAGCGGATATTCTCGAGCTGAAACGCGGCGAGCAGGCGCTTGAAGAACAGGCTCGCAGCGAGCTTGGGATGATTCAGGAAGGCGAGAGCTATTTTCAGTTTGTAGACTGA
- a CDS encoding DUF5621 domain-containing protein — protein MTGHIACLSFMGTAQHREKNMDTINMFHESMGTAAVLGKRLFDGPGSTPLTPNSEHPTPGTYVYDAGKNTKIVNPAAAESLRNTLQAIDGQLTGDGVDNLLLEATLYIEKLKQDNPGLDTVNLQGFSRGADACVRMANVLNRLYPELKVNLFLIDPVPGPGRRDDPDSWHIPPNVNRMEAALMLHEYRPGFDPQHAGRYVIANPETTRVTMMPWYGKHSAGMQLDEREQLNQAPKLIMARYLDFCRETGSIGKEVTPTICRLNRKGIYEAVSHPENLLPKTPEERLQLYNEMRENEWVYARGKRLNPRTVLAQHGDYVKDPELFVNQEHRGLFKEHYPKTFSWFFEGNHKKATEEEVRKELHHLEAGYRDRFLRHFSKHPDPENQPHLPPPRGIAGGGDPVPIGMPQNASDFERLRQNLQSKVNAYHYHCKDKTPENDRAFAKISNSLNAVRTQTPVEGLRTLENCMKEINGPELLGARYFRTTPIARKTHAQELAEKLEGYMKSNRFWSGVGSVLNSIGLPCPAFISPEKEAIAKTLAKEARGLDYNNKGDDPQALQKLLQGGGARLKALYEDHPELGIFKSRIDRILSESHSKLHATQKLPEPTAGSTPQFMAN, from the coding sequence ATGACCGGACACATTGCCTGCCTGAGTTTTATGGGAACAGCCCAACACCGTGAGAAAAACATGGACACGATTAACATGTTCCATGAGAGCATGGGGACTGCGGCAGTGCTCGGTAAAAGGCTTTTTGACGGCCCTGGCTCCACACCACTCACTCCGAACAGTGAGCACCCAACTCCCGGAACCTATGTGTACGATGCTGGAAAAAACACAAAAATCGTTAATCCCGCTGCTGCCGAGTCGCTTCGAAACACGCTCCAGGCCATTGACGGACAACTTACCGGAGATGGGGTTGATAACCTGCTGCTTGAAGCGACACTTTACATCGAAAAACTGAAACAGGATAACCCAGGCCTTGATACCGTCAATCTTCAGGGTTTCAGCCGAGGGGCCGATGCGTGCGTGCGCATGGCCAATGTCCTGAATCGACTGTATCCTGAACTGAAGGTCAATCTTTTTCTCATAGACCCCGTTCCAGGCCCCGGGCGACGCGATGATCCTGATTCATGGCATATTCCTCCGAACGTCAACAGAATGGAGGCGGCACTCATGCTGCATGAGTACCGTCCTGGATTTGACCCGCAGCATGCCGGACGCTATGTCATTGCCAATCCTGAAACAACGCGCGTGACCATGATGCCATGGTATGGCAAGCACAGTGCGGGCATGCAGCTTGATGAGCGTGAACAGCTCAATCAGGCACCAAAATTAATCATGGCGCGTTATCTTGATTTTTGCCGGGAAACAGGGTCTATCGGCAAGGAGGTTACACCGACAATCTGCCGCCTGAATCGCAAGGGGATTTATGAGGCCGTCAGCCATCCGGAAAACCTCCTTCCTAAAACACCCGAAGAACGACTGCAGCTCTATAATGAAATGCGAGAAAATGAATGGGTGTATGCCCGTGGAAAGCGTTTAAACCCCCGTACCGTACTTGCGCAGCATGGCGATTATGTCAAGGACCCGGAACTGTTTGTGAATCAGGAGCATCGGGGACTTTTCAAGGAACATTATCCAAAGACTTTTTCATGGTTTTTTGAGGGTAATCACAAAAAAGCAACTGAAGAAGAGGTGCGAAAAGAACTGCATCACCTTGAGGCGGGGTACCGAGACAGGTTTCTGCGCCATTTTTCAAAACACCCGGATCCTGAGAATCAGCCGCATTTGCCCCCACCCCGGGGTATTGCAGGTGGGGGAGATCCTGTTCCCATTGGCATGCCACAAAACGCCAGTGATTTTGAGCGACTGCGCCAGAACCTGCAGTCAAAAGTAAATGCATACCATTATCACTGCAAGGATAAAACGCCGGAAAATGACCGCGCCTTCGCGAAAATTTCTAATTCGCTTAATGCCGTTCGCACACAAACACCGGTAGAGGGCCTCCGAACGCTTGAGAACTGCATGAAAGAAATTAACGGACCCGAATTATTGGGCGCACGATATTTCAGGACCACGCCGATTGCTCGAAAAACCCACGCCCAGGAACTGGCCGAAAAGCTCGAGGGGTATATGAAGAGCAACCGCTTCTGGAGCGGCGTCGGCAGTGTGCTTAACTCCATTGGCCTTCCCTGCCCGGCATTTATCTCGCCTGAAAAAGAAGCCATTGCAAAAACACTTGCCAAGGAAGCGCGAGGGCTCGATTACAACAATAAGGGAGATGACCCGCAAGCGCTGCAAAAATTACTTCAGGGAGGGGGCGCACGCCTGAAAGCACTCTATGAAGACCATCCGGAGCTTGGGATTTTTAAAAGCCGCATCGACCGTATCTTAAGTGAGAGCCATTCAAAGCTTCATGCCACCCAGAAACTTCCTGAGCCAACTGCTGGCTCAACCCCTCAATTCATGGCAAACTAA
- a CDS encoding dienelactone hydrolase family protein, giving the protein MQSFEHTYEHDTKTLRAHVAHFPTVDEEKLPAVLIAHDWSGRNDFAREKAEQLAALGFVGFALDMYGEGQTAEAVEDKMALMQPLLNDRALLTARMQASLRAVRELPFVDAERIAVIGFCFGGLCALDLARSSADVAGVVSFHGLLHKPQNLPVRPITAKVLAFHGYDDPMVRPEDVVAFCEEMTEAGADWQMHMYGNTRHSFMNPLAHNEEMGTVYSEAAERRSLAGLVYFLRELFAS; this is encoded by the coding sequence ATGCAAAGCTTTGAGCACACTTATGAGCACGATACCAAAACCCTGCGCGCGCACGTCGCCCATTTTCCTACAGTCGATGAAGAAAAACTTCCGGCCGTGCTGATTGCCCACGACTGGAGCGGGCGAAATGATTTCGCGCGCGAAAAAGCCGAACAGCTTGCGGCACTCGGCTTTGTGGGTTTTGCGCTTGACATGTATGGCGAGGGGCAAACGGCTGAGGCCGTGGAAGATAAAATGGCACTCATGCAGCCGCTGTTAAACGACCGAGCACTTTTGACAGCACGCATGCAGGCAAGTCTTCGAGCCGTGCGTGAACTGCCTTTTGTCGATGCAGAGCGCATCGCTGTTATCGGCTTTTGTTTTGGCGGATTGTGTGCGCTTGATTTAGCGCGAAGCAGTGCGGATGTGGCGGGTGTCGTCAGCTTCCATGGCCTGCTCCATAAACCTCAAAACCTGCCGGTGCGCCCGATAACGGCAAAAGTACTTGCCTTCCACGGCTATGACGACCCTATGGTACGCCCAGAGGATGTTGTTGCGTTTTGCGAGGAAATGACCGAAGCAGGTGCTGACTGGCAGATGCACATGTATGGGAACACACGCCATTCGTTCATGAACCCGCTCGCACACAATGAAGAGATGGGGACGGTCTACAGCGAGGCGGCAGAGCGGCGCTCACTGGCGGGGCTTGTTTACTTCCTGCGCGAGCTGTTTGCCTCTTGA
- a CDS encoding carboxymuconolactone decarboxylase family protein, giving the protein MSGKFTQITQDISTQLGKMRKEMPEVMAGFSALSQAATKDGALDKKTKELIAMALAVANRCPGCIGFHSQALVKLQTKREELLETLGMAVYMGGGPSLMYAAEALEAFEEFSR; this is encoded by the coding sequence ATGTCAGGAAAGTTTACCCAGATTACACAGGACATCAGCACGCAGCTTGGCAAAATGCGAAAAGAAATGCCCGAAGTCATGGCCGGATTTTCCGCATTGTCCCAGGCCGCCACTAAAGACGGCGCGCTTGATAAAAAGACCAAGGAACTCATAGCCATGGCACTTGCCGTAGCCAACCGCTGCCCCGGCTGCATCGGGTTTCATTCCCAGGCGCTTGTTAAACTGCAGACAAAGCGGGAAGAGCTCCTTGAAACACTCGGGATGGCGGTTTACATGGGCGGTGGTCCGTCTTTAATGTATGCGGCTGAGGCGCTTGAAGCGTTTGAAGAATTCAGCCGCTGA
- the argS gene encoding arginine--tRNA ligase, whose protein sequence is MKHIVEQILSEALSSLQQAGSLPASLSLDVARVEHARDEGHGDFATNVAMVLAKPCGRPPRELAQLLIDNLPIHPDVLRVEIAGPGFINFFLRKGASAQVVARVLREGEAFGHSRLGQGQRVLIEYVSANPTGPLHVGHGRGAAFGATLANLLSVAGFDVSREYYVNDAGRQMNILAVSVWLRYLEFCGEPVVFPANGYRGDYVIDIARDVHAREGDVWVRPWADVSATLPPDEPEGGDRELYIDAMITRARELLGSAGFAGFHASALNSVLGDIRDDLEGFGVHYDTWFSEQSLEEDGSIEQGIQALVAGGHTYESEGALWFKATDFGDEKDRVLVRANGVTTYFASDVAYHWNKYNRGFDRVIDVFGADHHGYLTRIRAAVTALGKDASALDVLLVQFAILYRDGARVQMSTRSGSFVTLRELREEVGNDAARFFYVMRKPEQHMDFDLDLAKSESNDNPVYYIQYAHARICSVLRQLKERGLSHSDTLGLANLERLTEPQEATLLTLLGRYPEVIEEAARSCEPHQLVYYLRELANGLHSCYNAVTLLCEDETLRAARLCLLKAVQQVLHNGLTITGVSAPESM, encoded by the coding sequence ATGAAGCACATTGTCGAGCAGATTCTGTCAGAAGCCCTTTCGTCCCTGCAGCAGGCAGGCAGCCTTCCCGCGTCACTGTCGCTGGACGTTGCTCGCGTTGAACACGCCCGTGATGAAGGGCATGGCGACTTTGCGACTAATGTGGCCATGGTGCTCGCCAAACCCTGTGGCAGGCCACCACGTGAACTCGCGCAACTGCTGATTGATAATCTGCCGATACACCCTGATGTGTTGCGTGTGGAAATCGCAGGCCCCGGTTTTATCAATTTCTTCCTGCGAAAGGGCGCAAGTGCACAGGTGGTGGCGCGCGTGCTGCGCGAAGGCGAGGCGTTCGGGCACAGTCGTCTCGGACAGGGGCAGCGGGTTCTTATTGAGTATGTATCGGCCAACCCCACCGGTCCGCTGCACGTGGGGCATGGTCGGGGGGCGGCTTTTGGAGCGACGCTTGCGAACCTGCTTTCAGTGGCGGGCTTTGATGTCTCGCGTGAATATTATGTCAATGATGCCGGCCGCCAGATGAACATTCTCGCTGTCAGTGTCTGGCTGCGATACCTCGAGTTTTGCGGTGAGCCCGTGGTCTTTCCTGCCAACGGCTACCGAGGGGATTATGTCATTGATATCGCCCGTGACGTGCATGCCCGCGAAGGGGATGTCTGGGTGCGTCCATGGGCGGATGTATCAGCCACTCTCCCGCCCGATGAACCTGAAGGCGGCGACCGGGAGCTTTATATCGATGCGATGATAACGCGCGCGCGCGAACTTTTAGGCTCTGCTGGGTTTGCAGGTTTTCACGCGAGCGCCTTAAACAGTGTTCTTGGAGATATCCGGGATGATCTTGAGGGCTTCGGGGTTCATTATGACACCTGGTTTTCCGAGCAGTCGCTCGAAGAAGACGGTTCCATTGAGCAGGGCATTCAGGCGCTGGTTGCTGGAGGTCACACCTATGAATCCGAGGGCGCGCTCTGGTTCAAAGCGACCGATTTTGGCGATGAAAAAGACCGCGTTCTGGTGCGTGCCAATGGCGTAACCACCTATTTCGCCTCCGATGTCGCGTATCACTGGAACAAATACAACCGCGGATTTGACCGCGTTATTGATGTGTTTGGTGCTGACCACCATGGCTACCTCACGCGTATCCGTGCTGCCGTAACGGCGCTCGGTAAAGATGCTTCGGCCCTTGACGTGCTGCTCGTTCAGTTTGCCATTCTCTACCGTGATGGTGCGCGTGTGCAGATGTCAACCCGCAGCGGCTCGTTTGTGACCCTTCGCGAGCTGCGCGAAGAAGTCGGGAATGACGCGGCGCGCTTTTTTTATGTGATGCGTAAACCCGAACAGCACATGGACTTTGACCTTGACCTCGCCAAATCCGAGTCTAATGATAATCCTGTGTATTATATTCAGTACGCGCATGCCCGTATCTGCAGTGTGCTGCGCCAGCTTAAAGAACGCGGACTCTCGCACAGTGACACTCTCGGGCTTGCAAACCTTGAGCGTTTGACCGAGCCACAGGAAGCGACCCTCCTCACGCTGCTTGGACGTTATCCCGAAGTGATTGAAGAAGCTGCACGTTCCTGTGAACCGCATCAGCTGGTGTATTACCTGCGCGAACTCGCGAATGGCCTGCACTCCTGTTACAATGCCGTCACGCTCCTCTGTGAGGACGAGACGCTGCGTGCCGCGCGTCTGTGCCTGTTGAAAGCGGTTCAGCAGGTGTTGCACAATGGATTAACCATAACCGGTGTATCGGCGCCAGAGAGTATGTAA
- a CDS encoding SPOR domain-containing protein codes for MARDYDRRKPARRTASAPGRFFGWLAAFLGGYLTATVFDVASLSGWVNKQLLHDAPQPVMHEARATAAPKPKFEFYTLLARGQTVLPRVPASSSSPSRPAPTPQPQVPVQAAPKPAAPIALEVAKVSPAPARQVPVVESRPVVPPPVAPAAASGTYVVQLAAFRNRQDAERLKASLTLRGMQASVTGVTQQNVTWFRVVIGPYASRDLAMRAQNAAFQTEKVRGMVRRADA; via the coding sequence ATGGCAAGGGATTATGACAGAAGAAAACCCGCAAGGCGGACCGCCAGCGCACCTGGCCGCTTTTTTGGCTGGCTTGCGGCTTTTCTTGGTGGCTATCTGACGGCAACCGTATTTGATGTGGCAAGTCTCAGTGGCTGGGTGAATAAACAGCTGCTGCATGACGCGCCCCAGCCGGTGATGCATGAAGCGAGAGCCACCGCAGCACCCAAACCTAAATTCGAATTTTATACGCTGCTGGCGCGTGGACAGACGGTGCTGCCCAGGGTGCCCGCATCATCGTCCTCACCATCAAGGCCCGCTCCGACACCGCAGCCGCAGGTACCTGTTCAGGCAGCTCCAAAACCTGCAGCCCCCATTGCCCTTGAAGTGGCTAAAGTGTCTCCAGCGCCCGCGCGCCAGGTGCCTGTGGTCGAGAGCCGCCCCGTAGTGCCGCCGCCTGTAGCACCTGCTGCCGCTTCCGGAACGTATGTGGTGCAGCTCGCTGCATTTCGTAACCGCCAGGATGCTGAACGCCTCAAGGCTTCGCTGACGCTTCGTGGCATGCAGGCCAGCGTGACCGGTGTGACACAGCAGAATGTCACCTGGTTTCGTGTTGTAATCGGCCCCTATGCCAGCCGCGATTTAGCCATGCGCGCACAGAATGCCGCTTTTCAGACGGAAAAAGTCCGCGGCATGGTGCGCCGCGCTGATGCTTAA
- a CDS encoding dihydroneopterin aldolase, with protein MDTIEINGLAVSTRIGVHAWEQRILQPLLIDICMHTTLNNLGDDIARTVDYAAVAETVTETLAKGTYHLIETVAETVVECVRRVAGDIRVVVAVSKPTAIRNARDVRVCIDR; from the coding sequence ATGGACACTATTGAAATTAACGGTCTTGCCGTATCCACGCGTATTGGCGTACATGCATGGGAGCAGCGCATCCTGCAGCCTCTATTGATTGATATCTGCATGCACACAACGCTTAATAACCTTGGGGATGATATTGCACGCACCGTTGATTACGCGGCAGTCGCTGAAACTGTCACTGAAACACTCGCGAAGGGCACGTATCATCTGATTGAAACGGTTGCTGAAACGGTGGTCGAGTGCGTGCGGCGTGTGGCAGGCGATATCCGGGTCGTTGTTGCGGTCAGCAAACCCACAGCCATCAGAAATGCGCGGGATGTTCGGGTTTGCATTGACCGTTAG
- a CDS encoding GTP cyclohydrolase II — MDNKDDVKRKYKGHIVLTSHPSQHAVAPRPIHWGESTPLARGPVIASLTNPKHRNAVGTHYGAYSVYRALAVAAGVLNPDHKPDLTNTTPPVQIGPHPQWSMPGKIVSLDPFGHMVAQVFADDINAGFDIRPSIAVTKAHINIPELKDALQKGRLKPDGHILQASGDVVVTKAAIEPVWHLPGIAERFGVEEADLRRILFEQTAGMFPELVTRPDLEVFLPPIGGMTLYFFGDVSTIHNPDIELSCRIHDECNGSDVFGSDICTCRPYLTHGIELCVESAQRGGCGLIVYNRKEGRALGEVTKFLVYNARKRQQGGDTAAHYFERTECVAGVQDMRFQELSSDVLHWLGITRIHRFVSMSNMKYDALLRGGIEVRERVGIPDELIPSDARVEMDAKRAAGYFSPEGVPGNEELAKPKGRNLHE, encoded by the coding sequence ATGGATAACAAAGATGATGTAAAGCGAAAATACAAAGGACATATTGTGCTGACCTCCCACCCGTCACAGCATGCGGTGGCGCCCCGGCCCATACACTGGGGTGAAAGCACGCCTTTGGCGCGGGGGCCGGTGATTGCATCGCTGACCAACCCGAAACATCGGAATGCCGTTGGTACGCACTACGGTGCCTATTCTGTCTATCGTGCACTGGCGGTTGCGGCGGGCGTACTGAATCCTGATCATAAACCCGACTTAACCAATACAACGCCACCCGTACAGATTGGTCCGCATCCGCAATGGAGCATGCCCGGTAAAATCGTGTCACTTGACCCTTTCGGACACATGGTGGCGCAGGTTTTTGCCGATGACATAAACGCGGGCTTTGACATCCGCCCAAGCATTGCCGTAACAAAGGCGCACATCAATATTCCTGAGCTTAAGGATGCGCTGCAAAAGGGGCGACTGAAACCGGACGGGCATATTCTTCAGGCATCGGGGGATGTTGTGGTTACCAAGGCCGCCATTGAGCCGGTATGGCATCTCCCGGGCATTGCCGAGCGTTTTGGGGTTGAGGAGGCGGATTTGCGCCGCATTCTTTTTGAACAGACCGCGGGCATGTTTCCTGAGCTCGTAACGCGTCCAGATCTGGAGGTTTTTCTTCCTCCCATTGGTGGCATGACACTCTATTTCTTTGGGGATGTCTCTACCATTCATAACCCCGATATCGAACTGTCCTGCCGGATTCACGATGAATGCAACGGTTCTGACGTTTTTGGCTCCGACATCTGTACCTGCAGACCCTATCTGACCCATGGGATTGAGCTTTGTGTGGAATCGGCACAGCGCGGCGGCTGCGGACTGATTGTCTATAACCGCAAGGAAGGGCGTGCGCTTGGCGAAGTGACGAAGTTTCTCGTGTATAACGCCCGCAAACGCCAGCAGGGCGGTGATACGGCGGCGCACTATTTTGAGCGCACGGAGTGTGTGGCCGGCGTGCAGGACATGCGTTTTCAGGAGTTGTCTTCAGATGTGCTTCACTGGCTCGGCATTACCCGCATTCACCGTTTTGTTTCGATGTCCAACATGAAGTATGACGCGCTGTTACGCGGAGGGATTGAGGTGCGTGAACGGGTCGGCATTCCCGATGAACTGATTCCGTCTGATGCCAGGGTGGAGATGGACGCCAAACGCGCGGCCGGCTATTTTTCACCGGAAGGGGTGCCGGGGAATGAGGAGCTTGCCAAACCCAAAGGACGCAATCTCCATGAATAA
- a CDS encoding DUF1688 family protein, whose protein sequence is MNNVHTETEPLKHLETVRRRAHAMLALAREGALAHFEYHDEKRLPTALFVAEVTKTRYPTLEVPPHTRWRHFEMAGIDRIAPLCAGMSARDRGRMLTEIALISVLLDAGAGKDWSFMEAESGMRYSRSEGLALAALKLFKSGHLSSEPGLVLQADAKALQALDANTLAEVFQVSDTNPLTGLEGRAALLRRLGARIEAAPEYFGSGGRAGGLFDVLSEKADTGRLSVKVLFRTLLDALAPIWPARLQYAGESLGDVWTHKALQSADPLSAFVPFHKLTQWLTGTMVEALEHAHITVLDTECLTGLAEYRNGGLFLDTGLLTLRDKAAQARVYCPEDELVVEWRALTVALLDEVAESVREVLGKTSDELPLPAVLQGGTWEAGRRIARQMRPDGTPPLQVISDGTLF, encoded by the coding sequence ATGAATAATGTCCATACCGAAACCGAACCGCTTAAACACCTTGAAACGGTGCGCAGGCGTGCACATGCCATGCTGGCGCTCGCGCGGGAAGGGGCACTTGCACATTTTGAGTACCACGATGAAAAACGCCTGCCGACCGCGCTTTTTGTAGCGGAAGTCACCAAAACGCGCTATCCGACGCTTGAAGTTCCACCGCATACGCGCTGGCGGCATTTTGAGATGGCGGGTATTGACCGCATTGCCCCCCTTTGCGCCGGGATGTCGGCCCGCGATCGTGGAAGGATGCTCACAGAAATCGCCCTTATCAGTGTGTTACTCGATGCTGGTGCCGGCAAGGACTGGTCGTTCATGGAAGCAGAGTCTGGCATGCGCTATTCCCGTTCGGAAGGACTGGCGCTTGCCGCACTGAAACTTTTCAAAAGTGGCCATTTGAGCAGCGAGCCCGGCTTGGTGCTGCAGGCGGATGCGAAAGCCCTGCAGGCCCTTGATGCTAATACGCTTGCAGAGGTGTTTCAGGTGAGTGACACGAACCCGCTCACGGGGCTTGAAGGACGCGCCGCACTGTTAAGGCGTCTTGGCGCGCGCATAGAGGCGGCACCTGAATATTTCGGAAGCGGCGGGCGCGCTGGTGGGCTTTTTGACGTTTTGTCAGAGAAAGCGGATACGGGCAGGTTGTCGGTAAAGGTACTTTTTCGCACTCTGCTTGATGCCCTCGCTCCCATTTGGCCGGCGCGCCTTCAGTATGCAGGAGAGTCCCTCGGGGATGTCTGGACCCATAAAGCCCTTCAAAGTGCCGACCCGCTCAGTGCGTTTGTCCCTTTTCACAAACTGACGCAATGGCTGACGGGGACGATGGTTGAAGCGCTCGAACACGCACACATTACCGTGCTGGATACCGAGTGCCTGACGGGGCTTGCTGAATACCGAAACGGTGGCCTGTTTCTCGACACTGGACTGTTAACGCTTCGGGATAAAGCAGCTCAAGCCCGCGTCTATTGCCCAGAGGATGAACTGGTGGTGGAGTGGCGTGCGCTGACGGTCGCACTTCTTGATGAGGTGGCTGAAAGCGTGCGCGAAGTGCTTGGTAAAACATCGGATGAACTGCCACTGCCGGCGGTATTGCAGGGGGGGACCTGGGAGGCCGGGCGGCGCATTGCACGTCAGATGCGCCCCGATGGCACGCCGCCCCTGCAGGTTATCAGTGATGGAACCCTTTTCTAA
- the upp gene encoding uracil phosphoribosyltransferase codes for MTNSQVVEINHPLIAHKLTLMRLKETSSGKFRTLLHEISLLLTYEVTRDLPLHYEIIETPLATMKAPVLQGKKIAFVSILRAGNGLLEGMLQLIPSARVGHIGLYRDPKTLMAVEYYFKLPEHLEDRDVIVVDPMLATGHTAIAAVSRLKEVNPKSIRFLCLLASPEGLAAFHGEHPDVTVYTASIEERLNDHGYILPGLGDAGDRLYGTKLRN; via the coding sequence ATGACGAATTCGCAGGTTGTGGAAATCAACCACCCATTGATAGCGCACAAACTGACCCTGATGCGTCTCAAAGAAACCAGCAGTGGCAAGTTTCGCACGCTCCTGCACGAGATCAGCCTGCTGCTGACCTATGAGGTTACGCGCGATTTACCGTTACACTATGAAATCATCGAAACCCCGCTCGCCACGATGAAGGCGCCGGTTCTGCAGGGTAAAAAAATTGCCTTTGTTTCCATTCTGCGTGCCGGTAACGGTCTGCTTGAAGGGATGCTGCAGCTCATTCCCTCAGCGCGTGTCGGGCATATTGGTCTGTATCGCGACCCTAAAACGCTGATGGCGGTGGAGTATTATTTCAAGTTGCCAGAACACCTTGAAGACCGCGATGTGATTGTGGTTGACCCCATGCTTGCCACTGGACACACCGCGATTGCCGCGGTCAGCCGCTTGAAGGAAGTCAATCCGAAATCCATTCGTTTTCTTTGCCTTCTGGCTTCACCTGAAGGCTTGGCGGCGTTTCATGGAGAGCACCCCGATGTCACCGTTTATACCGCCTCGATTGAAGAGCGTCTTAACGATCACGGGTATATCCTGCCAGGGCTTGGTGACGCCGGAGACAGGCTTTATGGCACAAAGCTTCGGAATTAG
- the hemE gene encoding uroporphyrinogen decarboxylase — translation MSTVNESVFMRALKREPVARTPVWMMRQAGRYLPEYRATRAQAGDFMSLCKTPELACEVTLQPFRRFALDAAILFSDILTIPDAMGLGLHFVEGEGPCFERPLKSLEAIEKLRVPAPETLEYVMDAVRHIRRALPEGIPLIGFAGSPWTLACYMLEGGSSKDFRHAQSLLYREPRSAHLLLQTLAEAVTDYLSRQVEAGANALMVFDTWGGILSPEDYVQFSCAYMQRIVEALKERHPEVPVTLFSKGAHQSLERQAQTGCNALGIDWTLPLSEARRRVGSEVVLQGNLNPAILLTSPDCIRTQVERVLKDFGQGEGHIFNLGHGVTPDVPVEHVEAMIESVHALSPHYHQSF, via the coding sequence ATGAGTACGGTTAACGAATCTGTTTTTATGCGCGCGCTAAAGCGCGAACCCGTTGCCCGTACGCCGGTGTGGATGATGCGCCAGGCTGGGCGCTATCTGCCTGAGTACCGTGCCACCCGTGCACAGGCAGGTGATTTTATGTCACTGTGCAAAACGCCGGAACTCGCCTGCGAAGTCACGCTTCAGCCGTTTCGCCGTTTCGCGCTGGATGCGGCAATCTTATTTTCTGATATTTTAACCATCCCCGATGCCATGGGGCTTGGGCTGCATTTTGTCGAAGGCGAAGGCCCCTGTTTTGAGCGTCCGTTAAAGAGCCTTGAGGCGATTGAAAAACTGCGTGTACCGGCACCTGAAACACTTGAATATGTCATGGACGCCGTGCGCCACATTCGCCGCGCGCTGCCTGAAGGCATTCCGCTTATTGGCTTTGCGGGCAGCCCGTGGACGCTTGCCTGCTACATGCTTGAGGGTGGGAGCAGCAAGGATTTTCGCCACGCACAAAGCCTGCTTTATCGCGAGCCACGTTCTGCGCACCTGCTTCTGCAGACGCTCGCCGAGGCGGTAACGGATTATCTCAGTAGACAGGTGGAAGCCGGCGCCAATGCGCTGATGGTGTTTGATACCTGGGGCGGCATACTCTCGCCGGAGGATTACGTGCAGTTCTCCTGCGCGTATATGCAGCGCATTGTCGAGGCTTTAAAAGAGCGCCATCCCGAGGTACCGGTTACGCTTTTTTCAAAAGGCGCTCACCAGAGTCTCGAACGGCAGGCACAAACCGGCTGTAATGCGCTGGGTATCGACTGGACGCTGCCACTGTCTGAGGCGCGAAGACGCGTTGGCAGTGAAGTGGTATTGCAGGGGAACCTTAATCCAGCCATTTTGTTAACGTCTCCTGACTGTATCCGCACGCAGGTGGAGCGTGTGCTTAAGGATTTTGGTCAGGGAGAGGGGCATATTTTTAACCTTGGCCACGGCGTTACACCCGATGTGCCGGTTGAGCATGTCGAAGCCATGATTGAAAGCGTACATGCCTTAAGCCCGCACTATCATCAATCGTTCTGA